Proteins found in one Candidatus Zixiibacteriota bacterium genomic segment:
- the nusB gene encoding transcription antitermination factor NusB, protein MGQRHKARCVILEVLYSVEIVGDNNASDNLDYCASTHYLNDDGYAFARQLYKVVKNNYSDIDKTLKKHITNWEVKRLAIVDKNILRLGIAEIKYMSEIPLKVAIDEAIELAKTYGSADSGRFVNGVLDAVCKDENLN, encoded by the coding sequence ATGGGTCAAAGACACAAAGCCAGATGCGTCATACTGGAGGTTCTGTATTCTGTCGAGATTGTCGGCGATAATAATGCCAGCGATAATTTGGATTATTGCGCTTCTACGCATTACCTTAATGATGATGGCTATGCTTTTGCCAGACAGCTTTATAAAGTAGTGAAGAATAATTATTCTGACATCGATAAAACTCTTAAAAAGCATATTACCAATTGGGAAGTCAAGCGTTTGGCTATTGTCGATAAGAATATCCTGCGGCTTGGCATAGCCGAAATCAAATATATGTCCGAAATACCTCTGAAAGTCGCCATTGATGAGGCTATCGAATTGGCCAAAACCTATGGCTCGGCAGATTCCGGAAGATTCGTAAATGGCGTTTTGGATGCTGTTTGCAAAGATGAAAATTTGAATTAA
- a CDS encoding bifunctional 3,4-dihydroxy-2-butanone-4-phosphate synthase/GTP cyclohydrolase II, which produces MNSFNAIEEAIEDIKQGKIIIVCDDDDRENEGDMIMAAEKATPEAVNFISKYARGLMCTPLPAEWLEKLKIDQMVSHNTARMGTRFTVSVDYLIGTTTGISAYDRAATIKALANIDTPPDDFGRPGHIFPLQARDGGVLVRAGHTEASVDLCHLAGLKPSGLLCEILDDDGNMARVPRLMKMAEEFDMKIITVKDLIAYRRLHEKLVERVETVDLPTKYGHFRLHLYESSIDDHHHLAVEKGDVNGKKNVLVRVHSSCLTGDVLGSCRCDCGEQLAESLRMIDKEGLGVVLYMRQEGRGIGLANKIKAYKLQENGRDTVEANVELGFAPDLRDYGIGAQILVDMGLSTIRLITNNPKKVVGIKGYNLKVVERVPMDIPPNEYNVHYLETKRDKLGHILKNGYNVNCNCCERN; this is translated from the coding sequence ATGAATAGTTTTAATGCAATCGAAGAAGCAATTGAGGATATAAAGCAAGGAAAAATCATCATTGTTTGCGATGATGATGATCGTGAAAATGAGGGCGATATGATTATGGCCGCCGAGAAAGCAACTCCGGAAGCTGTCAATTTTATCAGCAAATATGCGCGCGGCTTAATGTGTACACCCTTGCCCGCCGAGTGGCTTGAGAAATTGAAAATAGACCAAATGGTGTCCCACAATACCGCTCGTATGGGTACCCGTTTTACTGTCTCAGTCGATTATCTCATAGGCACAACTACCGGTATATCCGCTTATGACAGAGCGGCAACAATTAAGGCCTTAGCCAATATCGATACACCGCCTGATGATTTTGGACGTCCCGGACATATATTCCCCCTGCAGGCGCGTGATGGCGGCGTGCTTGTCCGCGCCGGTCATACAGAGGCATCCGTAGATCTCTGCCATCTGGCAGGGCTTAAACCCAGCGGTTTGCTATGTGAAATACTCGATGATGACGGCAACATGGCCAGAGTGCCAAGGCTTATGAAAATGGCTGAAGAATTCGATATGAAAATTATTACCGTCAAAGACCTGATAGCCTACCGCAGACTTCATGAAAAACTTGTCGAGCGAGTCGAAACAGTTGACCTTCCGACAAAATACGGTCATTTTAGGCTGCATCTTTATGAAAGCTCTATCGATGACCATCACCATCTGGCAGTCGAAAAAGGTGATGTTAACGGTAAGAAAAATGTGCTGGTAAGAGTACACTCATCATGCCTAACCGGTGATGTTTTAGGTTCATGCCGCTGCGATTGCGGCGAACAATTGGCCGAGTCGCTTAGAATGATTGATAAAGAAGGCTTAGGTGTTGTGCTGTACATGCGTCAGGAGGGGCGCGGTATCGGTTTGGCGAACAAGATTAAGGCCTATAAACTGCAGGAAAACGGTCGAGACACTGTCGAGGCTAATGTCGAACTGGGTTTTGCTCCCGATTTGCGCGATTACGGTATCGGCGCTCAGATTCTTGTCGATATGGGTTTATCCACTATTAGGCTTATCACCAACAACCCTAAAAAAGTTGTCGGAATTAAAGGCTATAATCTTAAAGTTGTTGAACGGGTACCTATGGATATCCCGCCCAACGAGTACAATGTCCATTATCTCGAAACCAAGCGGGATAAACTGGGTCATATTCTTAAAAATGGCTATAATGTAAATTGTAACTGCTGCGAAAGGAATTAA
- the ribD gene encoding bifunctional diaminohydroxyphosphoribosylaminopyrimidine deaminase/5-amino-6-(5-phosphoribosylamino)uracil reductase RibD: MTAKINDEKIMTRALKLAQKGIGHTSPNPAVGCAIVKNGEIIAGDYHHKAGSSHAEILALKKAGNAAKGSDLYVTLEPCCIYGRTPPCTEAIIKAGIKRVVIGTLDPNPSVNGKGVKCLQEAGIEVEHGILQQQCEEINRGYNKYITTGLPYVTIKYAQSLDGRIATSTCSSQWISGEKSLKFAHQLRVKYDAVLIGAHTANIDDPQLTVRKARGKNPIRILLTDSGRLNNNLRLLADNNAQTIIATSRKGFTQCRGESFEKANIITLPVKSNGLDLKALLRKLGDKNITSLLVEGGSKVITSFLKQKLADSIIVITAPIIIGEGISAINDLDIKTIDSSIKLINKKMIKLSPDYVICGDIK, translated from the coding sequence ATGACTGCAAAAATAAATGATGAAAAAATAATGACCCGCGCCCTGAAACTGGCTCAAAAGGGCATAGGGCACACATCGCCAAATCCTGCAGTCGGCTGCGCTATTGTAAAAAATGGCGAGATTATCGCCGGCGATTATCATCATAAGGCAGGCAGTTCCCATGCTGAAATTTTAGCTTTAAAGAAAGCAGGGAATGCCGCCAAAGGCTCCGATTTATACGTTACTTTAGAACCCTGCTGTATTTATGGCCGCACTCCGCCATGCACTGAGGCGATAATCAAAGCCGGCATCAAACGAGTAGTTATTGGCACTCTCGACCCTAATCCATCGGTTAATGGAAAAGGCGTAAAATGCCTACAGGAAGCCGGGATTGAAGTTGAACATGGTATTTTACAACAGCAATGCGAGGAAATAAACCGCGGCTACAATAAATATATTACAACCGGCCTGCCGTATGTTACAATAAAATATGCCCAGAGCCTTGATGGCCGTATCGCAACATCGACTTGTTCCTCGCAATGGATTTCCGGCGAAAAGTCGCTAAAATTCGCTCATCAATTACGAGTAAAATATGATGCGGTTCTAATTGGCGCTCATACAGCCAACATAGATGACCCGCAACTGACAGTTAGAAAAGCGCGAGGCAAAAATCCAATTAGAATATTGCTTACCGATTCGGGAAGACTTAATAATAACTTGCGTCTGCTGGCAGACAACAACGCCCAGACTATCATCGCCACAAGCCGTAAGGGGTTTACTCAATGTCGGGGGGAATCATTCGAAAAAGCGAATATTATAACTCTGCCGGTCAAATCAAATGGCTTGGATTTAAAAGCGCTTCTTCGAAAACTCGGCGATAAGAATATTACATCGCTATTGGTTGAAGGCGGCTCGAAAGTCATTACCAGCTTTCTGAAACAAAAATTAGCCGACAGTATAATCGTAATAACTGCCCCCATAATAATCGGCGAGGGAATCAGCGCCATAAACGACCTTGATATAAAAACTATTGACAGCTCAATCAAGTTAATTAATAAAAAGATGATAAAACTAAGCCCTGATTACGTAATATGCGGAGATATAAAATAA
- a CDS encoding site-specific DNA-methyltransferase — MILTYNNKKTEQEILENTPKVKLKHIKGNNSSKNKLFQGDNLPILKTILEDYKLRNKVDLIYIDPPFATNGHFRISTDRANTISQGSNDSIAYSDILIGDDYLEFLRERLIFLRELMSDKASIYLHIDYKIGHYIKVIMDEIFGKNNFRNDITRIKCNPKNFKRKAHGNIKDLILFYSKSDNHTWNDIKIPYTEKDTERLFKKSDKNGRRYTTIPLHAPGETNNGKTGQEWRGIKPPKGRHWRSKPEVLEELDNNNLIEWSSSGVPRKIIYADEKKGKKIQDIWEFKDPQYPCYPTEKNCELLKFIIRNSSNEGDLILDCFCGSGTTLAAAQETGRNWIGIDNSEIAIDAAIKKLLKTPKSLFANNDDYELIKQ, encoded by the coding sequence ATGATTCTGACTTACAATAATAAAAAAACCGAGCAAGAGATTTTAGAAAATACTCCCAAAGTAAAACTAAAACATATTAAAGGTAATAATTCATCAAAGAATAAGCTTTTCCAAGGAGATAATCTTCCTATTTTAAAAACCATACTTGAAGATTATAAATTAAGAAATAAAGTTGACTTAATTTACATAGATCCCCCTTTTGCTACTAATGGACATTTTAGAATAAGTACAGACCGAGCAAATACTATAAGTCAAGGCAGTAATGATAGTATTGCATATAGTGATATTTTGATTGGAGATGATTATTTAGAATTTTTAAGAGAACGGCTGATATTTTTAAGAGAACTAATGTCTGATAAAGCATCAATTTATTTACACATTGATTATAAAATCGGGCATTATATCAAAGTTATTATGGATGAAATATTCGGAAAGAATAATTTTCGCAATGATATTACTCGAATTAAATGCAATCCTAAAAATTTCAAAAGAAAAGCTCATGGAAATATTAAAGACTTAATCCTTTTTTACTCTAAATCAGATAATCATACTTGGAATGATATAAAAATTCCTTATACCGAAAAAGATACAGAAAGACTTTTTAAGAAATCTGATAAAAATGGCAGACGATACACAACAATACCTTTACATGCTCCGGGTGAAACAAATAATGGCAAAACAGGTCAAGAATGGAGAGGAATAAAACCACCCAAAGGAAGGCATTGGCGAAGTAAACCGGAAGTATTAGAAGAATTAGATAATAATAACTTAATCGAATGGTCTTCTTCCGGTGTGCCAAGAAAAATAATTTATGCTGATGAAAAGAAGGGGAAAAAAATTCAGGATATTTGGGAATTTAAAGATCCACAATATCCGTGTTATCCAACTGAAAAAAACTGCGAACTATTAAAATTCATTATAAGAAATTCATCTAATGAGGGAGATTTAATCTTAGATTGCTTTTGCGGCTCAGGAACAACCTTAGCAGCTGCTCAAGAAACAGGGCGCAACTGGATCGGAATTGATAATTCGGAGATTGCAATAGATGCTGCAATAAAGAAGTTATTGAAAACACCTAAAAGCTTATTTGCAAATAATGATGATTATGAATTGATAAAGCAATAG
- a CDS encoding riboflavin synthase produces the protein MFTGIIQERGSIKSVFKQGDALLIQVKAPQSAASLTKGASVSINGACQSAVNISDDWFEVLATPETVSRTNFQYLKAGDEVNLELPLTLNDPLGGHIVSGHVDTVGKIISLPAGGHGLARDAESAILRISFAKEYSKYLIEKGSVSIDGISLTVFDIEPNAFSVSLIPETIEQTNLKYRRAGDNVNLEFDMIGKYVEKIFNNDKESLSMDFLKQHGFMR, from the coding sequence ATGTTTACCGGAATCATTCAGGAAAGAGGTAGTATCAAGTCTGTATTTAAACAGGGCGATGCTTTGTTAATCCAAGTTAAAGCGCCCCAATCCGCAGCCTCATTAACAAAGGGAGCCAGTGTCAGCATAAACGGCGCCTGCCAGAGCGCAGTTAACATAAGCGATGATTGGTTTGAGGTTTTGGCAACTCCCGAAACTGTTTCCCGAACTAACTTTCAATACTTGAAAGCCGGCGATGAGGTAAACCTTGAGCTGCCGCTGACATTAAATGACCCGCTTGGCGGTCATATTGTATCGGGGCATGTTGATACCGTAGGCAAAATCATTAGCCTGCCTGCCGGCGGGCACGGCTTAGCGAGAGACGCGGAAAGCGCCATACTCAGAATATCTTTCGCTAAAGAATACAGCAAATACCTTATCGAAAAAGGCTCTGTTTCTATCGATGGAATCAGCCTGACTGTTTTTGATATAGAGCCGAATGCTTTTTCGGTATCGCTTATTCCTGAGACTATCGAGCAAACAAATTTAAAATACCGCCGGGCTGGCGATAATGTAAACCTCGAGTTCGATATGATTGGCAAATATGTTGAAAAAATTTTTAATAATGATAAAGAATCACTTTCGATGGATTTTTTAAAACAACACGGTTTTATGAGGTAA
- a CDS encoding MFS transporter has product MDQTELQKNKRAALIVAAVGSYLGPFMGSSVNVALPSIGQEFSMGAVLLGWVNMAFLLSAAAFSIPFGRLGDIYGRKKIYMIGVIVFTISSILIANSVSSMMLIICRALQGFGASMIFATGMAILISVFPIGERGKVLGITIAAVYFGLSTGPFFGGLITQHLGWRFIFWLNLPLGLILLSIIFFMLKGDWAEAKEMKFDLWGSIILGLSLLSTMYGFSRMPSVIAGVLVGIGLISLVLFVIYELRIESPVIDINLFRHNTVFAFSNLAALINYAATFGVTFLLSLYLQKVRGYPPQEAGTILIVEPVIQAIFSPIAGRLSDKIEPRTVASVGMVITLIGLVLLTFLNAGTSLTYIMFCLMLFGFGFALFSSPNTNAIMSSVERRFYGVSSATVGTMRQVGMMFSMGIVMMIMALLLGQSEINVANQPQFIESMRVAFTIFAVMCFGGIFASLARGRMNRK; this is encoded by the coding sequence ATGGACCAAACAGAACTGCAAAAAAATAAACGCGCCGCTTTAATCGTTGCTGCGGTAGGTTCCTACTTAGGGCCATTTATGGGTTCATCCGTAAATGTGGCTTTGCCGTCAATAGGGCAGGAATTTTCAATGGGCGCGGTTCTTCTTGGCTGGGTGAATATGGCGTTTTTGTTGTCGGCGGCAGCATTTTCAATACCATTTGGCCGGCTGGGCGATATTTACGGCAGAAAAAAAATATATATGATAGGCGTAATAGTCTTTACCATATCATCCATTTTAATAGCGAATTCTGTTTCCTCCATGATGTTGATAATATGCCGCGCGTTACAGGGATTTGGCGCCTCGATGATATTCGCTACCGGTATGGCGATTTTAATATCAGTATTCCCGATTGGCGAACGCGGCAAGGTGCTGGGGATTACTATAGCCGCCGTGTATTTTGGCTTATCGACCGGTCCCTTTTTCGGCGGGTTGATTACTCAGCATTTGGGCTGGCGGTTTATTTTCTGGCTGAATCTCCCGCTCGGATTGATACTTCTAAGCATCATCTTCTTTATGCTCAAAGGCGATTGGGCTGAGGCTAAGGAGATGAAGTTTGATCTTTGGGGTTCTATAATTCTTGGCCTATCGCTTCTCTCGACGATGTACGGCTTTTCCCGGATGCCGTCTGTTATAGCTGGTGTTCTTGTCGGCATCGGATTGATTAGTTTGGTATTATTTGTAATATACGAACTTCGAATTGAAAGTCCCGTGATAGATATTAACCTGTTTCGCCATAACACCGTTTTTGCATTCTCGAATCTGGCGGCTCTCATAAACTATGCGGCGACATTCGGAGTTACTTTTCTCTTAAGTTTATACCTTCAGAAAGTGCGGGGATATCCTCCCCAGGAAGCAGGTACAATTCTGATAGTTGAGCCGGTAATCCAGGCTATTTTCTCGCCAATCGCAGGCAGGTTGTCTGATAAGATAGAACCGCGAACAGTTGCCTCTGTGGGCATGGTGATAACATTAATCGGGCTTGTGCTGCTGACATTTTTGAATGCCGGGACGTCGTTGACATACATTATGTTCTGCCTGATGCTTTTTGGTTTCGGTTTCGCGCTTTTTTCATCTCCCAATACTAATGCGATTATGAGTTCGGTAGAACGGCGTTTCTATGGCGTATCCAGCGCCACGGTTGGCACGATGCGGCAGGTTGGCATGATGTTTTCGATGGGTATTGTGATGATGATTATGGCTTTGCTGTTAGGGCAGTCAGAAATAAACGTGGCGAATCAGCCGCAATTTATTGAAAGCATGAGGGTTGCGTTTACCATATTTGCGGTCATGTGTTTCGGCGGAATTTTCGCCTCATTAGCGCGGGGGAGGATGAACCGGAAGTAG
- the ccsA gene encoding cytochrome c biogenesis protein CcsA, producing the protein MITGSYILALATAAAVLSAAGYYFTARGSNKYLLVSRWSYNAATALVITAVVYLIILFLNDRFEFTYISSCSSIDLPVNFKITSLWAGQEGSFLLWAAFSVLLGLWVRLKAKEQIGWVMFFYMISLLFLFTLLNISSPFKLNAAIPPDGQGLNPLLQSFWMQIHPPIMFLGYAATFVPFAFAMAALASNKFDSWVKLTFPWAIFSVCTLGAGIFLGGYWSYETLGWGGYWGWDPVENASLVPWLANIALVHGMILERKKGTFRKTNLFLAITTFLMVIYGTFLTRSGVLADFSVHSFVDLGLNAYLAAFLIGFTVVSYGFLALRAKSINSAEPTRSPLSKEFAVFLGMLFIILSAFLVLMGTSAPLITRLFMEPSAVDISYYPLTNLPIAVILGIVLGMAGVFTWRVISWRELKHKLIVPLIAAVMIVALSALMGVYNIIHLLFIFTSAFAFIANLILMINHSQRGFNKIQADIIHIGLALMFIGIVISSGYSYGEKSSLELNESEELMGYRLTYKGIKIIDANREQAILVVERGSDSFNAPLDFIYSRQGLVRNPYIKKFLSYDLYISPEEIKTIKAADSSQTIILSKGQTKVFDGCEITFEGFAQGSHADSGMFSIGAELKVKTIDGKTETIKPIYKLSGETPELIPAALPGTNMNVYLLKISADEGAIMLGISENDIPDVFKDKQILIVEITKKPLINLVWLGLIMIVVSSGFAAYWRFKEAA; encoded by the coding sequence ATGATAACAGGTTCTTACATTCTGGCATTAGCGACAGCAGCAGCTGTCTTATCAGCGGCAGGCTATTATTTTACCGCCCGCGGCAGTAATAAATATCTGTTAGTCTCCCGATGGTCATATAATGCGGCGACAGCTTTAGTAATCACCGCTGTGGTTTACCTGATTATATTATTTTTAAATGACCGCTTTGAATTCACTTATATCTCAAGCTGTTCATCCATAGACTTGCCGGTTAATTTTAAAATCACATCGCTGTGGGCAGGACAGGAGGGTTCTTTCCTGCTATGGGCGGCTTTCAGCGTTTTGCTTGGCTTATGGGTTAGATTAAAAGCAAAGGAACAGATCGGCTGGGTAATGTTCTTTTACATGATAAGCCTTTTGTTTTTATTTACGCTGCTAAATATATCATCGCCATTTAAACTAAACGCGGCAATTCCGCCCGATGGGCAGGGATTGAATCCGCTTCTGCAAAGTTTCTGGATGCAGATACATCCGCCCATAATGTTTTTGGGATATGCAGCAACATTTGTTCCTTTCGCCTTTGCTATGGCAGCGCTGGCTTCAAATAAATTCGACAGTTGGGTAAAGCTGACCTTTCCGTGGGCGATATTTTCTGTCTGTACGCTGGGCGCCGGAATATTTTTAGGCGGCTATTGGTCGTATGAAACGCTCGGCTGGGGAGGCTACTGGGGATGGGACCCGGTTGAAAATGCCTCGTTAGTGCCTTGGCTGGCTAATATCGCTTTGGTTCACGGCATGATACTTGAACGTAAAAAAGGAACCTTTAGGAAAACCAATCTGTTTTTAGCTATAACGACATTCTTGATGGTTATCTACGGCACTTTTCTAACCCGCTCTGGCGTATTAGCAGATTTCTCAGTTCACTCATTTGTTGATTTGGGGTTGAATGCTTATTTAGCCGCCTTCCTGATTGGTTTTACGGTTGTTTCATATGGCTTCTTAGCGCTCAGGGCAAAATCAATAAATTCTGCCGAACCAACTCGGTCGCCATTATCAAAAGAATTCGCCGTTTTCCTCGGGATGCTATTTATAATACTGTCGGCATTTTTAGTGCTTATGGGAACATCAGCGCCTCTTATCACCAGGCTGTTTATGGAACCCTCAGCCGTTGACATATCTTACTATCCATTAACTAATCTGCCGATTGCCGTTATACTCGGCATTGTTCTCGGCATGGCAGGTGTGTTTACATGGCGCGTAATATCATGGCGCGAATTGAAACACAAATTGATTGTCCCGCTTATAGCCGCTGTAATGATAGTTGCTCTCAGCGCGCTTATGGGAGTATATAATATCATTCACCTGCTGTTTATTTTCACCAGCGCGTTTGCTTTTATCGCCAATCTCATTTTAATGATTAACCATTCCCAGCGTGGCTTTAATAAGATTCAAGCTGATATTATCCACATAGGTTTAGCCCTGATGTTTATCGGTATTGTTATATCGTCAGGTTATTCTTATGGAGAAAAATCCTCGCTTGAGCTTAACGAATCCGAAGAGTTAATGGGTTACAGGCTTACCTATAAAGGCATTAAGATTATTGACGCCAACCGGGAACAGGCTATTCTTGTTGTAGAACGCGGTTCGGACAGTTTTAACGCCCCGCTTGATTTCATTTATAGCCGTCAGGGATTAGTTAGAAACCCATATATTAAAAAATTCTTATCCTATGATTTATACATCTCGCCTGAGGAAATCAAGACCATAAAAGCGGCTGATTCCAGCCAGACAATCATCCTGTCGAAAGGGCAGACGAAAGTATTCGATGGCTGCGAAATCACTTTTGAGGGGTTCGCTCAAGGCTCTCATGCAGACAGCGGGATGTTCTCAATTGGGGCAGAACTGAAAGTGAAGACTATTGATGGCAAAACCGAAACGATAAAGCCAATATACAAGCTATCAGGCGAGACCCCCGAACTGATTCCAGCCGCGCTTCCCGGAACCAATATGAACGTATATCTTCTGAAGATAAGCGCTGATGAGGGAGCAATTATGCTGGGTATTTCCGAAAATGATATTCCCGATGTATTTAAGGATAAGCAGATATTAATCGTAGAAATTACCAAAAAGCCGCTGATAAACCTTGTATGGCTTGGCCTGATAATGATAGTTGTAAGTTCCGGTTTCGCCGCCTATTGGCGCTTTAAAGAGGCAGCCTGA
- a CDS encoding 6,7-dimethyl-8-ribityllumazine synthase yields the protein MEYSGDLNAAGQKFAIVVSRFNEFFSEKLLDGALDCIKRHGGSEDTISIVRVPGSFEIPYAAARIAKLKKIDAIICLGVVIRGQTPHYEYINSEVAKGVAKISLDSGLPVVFGLVTADTLEQAIERCGSKSGNKGFAAAQTAIEMVNLFKEIK from the coding sequence ATGGAATACTCAGGAGATTTAAACGCTGCCGGGCAAAAATTTGCTATTGTTGTCTCGCGTTTTAATGAGTTCTTCTCGGAAAAACTTTTGGATGGCGCTTTAGACTGTATAAAACGTCACGGCGGTTCTGAGGATACTATCTCTATTGTCAGAGTGCCGGGTTCATTCGAAATACCTTATGCGGCGGCGCGAATAGCCAAGCTGAAAAAAATTGATGCGATTATCTGCCTTGGAGTAGTGATACGGGGGCAGACACCGCATTATGAGTATATCAATAGCGAGGTCGCCAAGGGAGTAGCTAAAATATCGCTTGATAGCGGTTTGCCGGTTGTTTTCGGATTGGTTACCGCCGATACTTTAGAGCAGGCTATCGAACGATGCGGCTCGAAATCCGGCAATAAAGGATTTGCGGCGGCTCAAACCGCAATCGAGATGGTTAATCTATTCAAAGAGATTAAGTAG